A section of the Luteitalea sp. genome encodes:
- a CDS encoding F0F1 ATP synthase subunit epsilon: MSLTLSIVMPEREVVHDTVDEVQLPGSEGYFGVLPGHTPLLATLKIGELWYRKGPEKLYVMIANGFAEVLPDRVTVLAERAERAEDIDVTRAEAAKARADERARTPEAGLDYERVRAAIDKANTRLQVARHARARG, encoded by the coding sequence ATGAGTTTGACACTGAGCATCGTGATGCCGGAGCGAGAGGTCGTTCACGACACCGTGGACGAGGTCCAGCTGCCGGGCTCCGAGGGCTACTTCGGCGTTCTACCCGGTCACACGCCGCTCCTGGCCACGCTGAAGATTGGTGAGCTCTGGTACCGTAAGGGGCCAGAAAAGCTCTATGTGATGATCGCCAATGGGTTTGCGGAGGTGTTGCCAGATCGAGTGACGGTGCTGGCCGAGCGCGCCGAGCGCGCCGAGGACATCGACGTCACGCGTGCTGAGGCCGCCAAGGCGCGTGCCGATGAACGCGCGCGGACGCCGGAGGCGGGGCTCGATTACGAGCGCGTACGGGCCGCCATAGACAAGGCAAACACGCGGCTGCAGGTGGCGCGACACGCACGCGCTCGCGGCTGA
- a CDS encoding SpoIIE family protein phosphatase translates to MRISWAAATHPGLRRSVNEDAFGARPELGFFIVADGMGGHAAGEVASRLVVEEAEAFLTADLHAGEAAPPLEQLRRAFLHANQGLTRAMRAEARLRGMATTASAVLVERGDAAIAHVGDSRVYRLRQGSLAQLTRDHSWVQEEVDAGRLSVTEARYSMWRHVVTRALTGMEDPAIDVSTFTLERRDRVLLCSDGLTTVVADDRIREILAGEDGLERACGGLIDEANRAGGPDNITAIGLQIDDL, encoded by the coding sequence ATGCGCATTTCCTGGGCCGCCGCCACGCACCCGGGCCTCCGACGGTCCGTCAACGAGGACGCCTTCGGCGCGCGACCGGAGCTTGGGTTCTTCATCGTCGCGGACGGCATGGGAGGCCATGCCGCCGGCGAGGTGGCGTCGCGTCTGGTGGTGGAGGAGGCAGAGGCATTTCTCACGGCCGACCTGCATGCGGGGGAAGCGGCCCCGCCCTTGGAGCAGCTCCGGCGAGCGTTCTTGCACGCGAACCAGGGCCTGACCAGAGCGATGCGCGCGGAGGCACGGCTGCGTGGGATGGCCACCACGGCATCTGCCGTCCTGGTCGAGCGCGGCGACGCGGCGATCGCACACGTCGGCGACAGTCGCGTCTACAGACTGCGACAAGGCAGTCTCGCGCAGCTCACGCGGGATCACTCATGGGTGCAAGAAGAGGTTGACGCAGGTCGTCTCTCCGTCACGGAGGCGCGCTACTCCATGTGGCGACACGTCGTCACACGGGCGCTCACAGGGATGGAGGATCCGGCCATCGATGTCAGCACATTCACGCTCGAGCGGCGCGATCGCGTGCTGCTCTGCTCCGATGGTCTGACGACGGTTGTTGCCGACGACCGGATCCGCGAGATTCTCGCTGGCGAGGACGGCCTGGAGCGCGCCTGCGGCGGCCTGATCGACGAAGCCAACCGCGCAGGCGGCCCGGACAACATCACCGCTATTGGCCTTCAGATCGATGATTTATAA
- a CDS encoding ATP-binding cassette domain-containing protein yields the protein MNAIEVSNVSKVYRRFNHRRQFATLKSAIITGSLIGELRPDETFRALEDVSFTVPAGRTFGIIGRNGSGKSTMLKCVAGISRPTSGSVVVRGRISALIELGAGFHPEISGRENVFINGIMLGLSRAEVARRFDAIVRFAELESFIDAPVKTYSSGMYMRLGFAVAINVDPDVLLIDEVLAVGDEGFTHKCLDKFGEFRRRGKTILLVTHGLGMVERFCDEALWLDRGRVCGAGDPKRVVDAYVTEVETSEEAHLAAEDAVTREVAGGSDASTDASRVRASVERNPPGAVPPTDMFRATEGRWGTREVEVEDVTLVGEDGQAAHVFHSGDRVTLRLSVHARDAVRDFAFGVAIFNADGVCCYGTNTSIEELQPEVVRGRGEVRFVIDRLDLTEGTYKLDVAAHKLDGYPYDYHRQLYTFRVKSRLKDVGIYRPPHTWEFSENVRLRRVAGPVGWEHSR from the coding sequence ATGAATGCCATTGAGGTCTCGAACGTCTCGAAGGTGTACCGACGCTTCAACCATCGCCGGCAATTCGCGACGCTCAAGAGCGCCATCATCACCGGCAGCCTGATCGGTGAGCTGCGACCGGATGAGACCTTTCGCGCGCTCGAGGACGTGTCGTTCACGGTGCCAGCCGGAAGGACGTTCGGCATCATCGGGCGGAACGGCTCGGGCAAGAGCACGATGCTCAAATGCGTCGCGGGGATCTCGCGGCCGACGAGCGGATCAGTGGTTGTGCGCGGGCGGATCTCCGCGCTCATCGAGCTGGGCGCTGGTTTCCACCCGGAGATTTCTGGGCGGGAGAACGTGTTCATCAACGGCATCATGCTCGGCTTGTCGAGGGCGGAAGTGGCGCGGCGCTTCGATGCGATCGTCCGATTCGCGGAGCTCGAGTCGTTCATCGATGCTCCGGTCAAGACGTACTCGTCCGGCATGTACATGCGGCTCGGTTTTGCCGTGGCCATCAATGTGGATCCCGACGTCCTCCTGATCGATGAGGTCTTGGCGGTGGGTGACGAGGGCTTTACGCACAAGTGCCTCGACAAGTTCGGGGAGTTCCGGCGCCGCGGTAAGACGATCTTGTTGGTCACCCACGGGCTTGGCATGGTGGAGCGCTTCTGCGATGAAGCGCTGTGGCTCGATCGAGGGCGTGTCTGCGGCGCCGGTGATCCCAAGCGAGTCGTCGACGCGTACGTGACCGAAGTCGAGACCAGCGAAGAGGCGCACCTCGCAGCAGAGGATGCCGTGACGCGTGAGGTGGCCGGCGGTAGCGACGCATCGACCGACGCGTCCCGTGTGCGCGCGTCAGTTGAGAGGAACCCCCCGGGGGCCGTCCCTCCGACAGACATGTTTCGCGCCACTGAAGGACGATGGGGCACGCGTGAGGTCGAGGTCGAAGATGTGACACTCGTCGGTGAGGATGGCCAGGCGGCCCACGTCTTCCACAGTGGGGACCGTGTGACGCTCCGGCTCTCGGTCCACGCGCGGGATGCCGTGCGCGACTTCGCGTTCGGTGTCGCGATCTTCAACGCCGACGGCGTATGTTGCTATGGGACGAACACCAGCATCGAGGAGCTCCAACCGGAGGTGGTCCGCGGGCGGGGCGAGGTGCGGTTCGTCATCGATCGCCTGGACCTCACGGAAGGAACGTACAAGCTCGACGTTGCGGCCCACAAGCTGGACGGGTATCCGTACGACTACCATCGCCAGCTCTACACGTTCCGCGTGAAATCCCGCCTGAAGGACGTGGGTATCTATCGCCCGCCGCACACGTGGGAGTTTTCCGAGAACGTGCGCTTGCGGCGGGTCGCCGGTCCGGTTGGTTGGGAGCACAGCCGATAG
- a CDS encoding superoxide dismutase family protein, which yields MRYLSLCVASASVVGILLTTGPAGAAASGSALRPQSETAATAAADVKDADGKSLGTAELSETPAGVLLTVKLSGVPPGEHALHLHMTGQCEGPDFKSAGGHYNPESKGHGYKNPEGPHKGDLPNVYVGQDGTLTVDAFVPSVTIAPGAQSLLDDDGTAIVVHAKLDDYSTDPAGDAGDRIACGVVEKK from the coding sequence ATGAGATATCTCAGCCTGTGTGTTGCGAGTGCGAGTGTGGTCGGCATTCTCTTGACGACGGGGCCTGCCGGAGCTGCGGCATCCGGTTCCGCGCTGCGGCCGCAATCTGAAACGGCGGCGACGGCGGCAGCAGATGTGAAGGATGCGGATGGGAAGTCGCTCGGCACGGCAGAATTGAGCGAGACGCCGGCGGGTGTGCTATTGACGGTGAAGCTTTCTGGCGTACCGCCGGGCGAGCACGCGCTGCACCTGCATATGACGGGACAGTGTGAGGGGCCCGACTTCAAGTCGGCAGGCGGGCACTACAACCCAGAGTCGAAGGGCCATGGGTACAAGAACCCGGAGGGGCCCCACAAAGGTGACCTGCCCAATGTCTACGTCGGCCAGGACGGCACACTGACCGTCGATGCGTTCGTACCCAGTGTGACTATCGCGCCTGGCGCCCAGAGCTTGCTGGACGACGATGGGACGGCCATTGTCGTGCATGCCAAGCTGGACGACTACTCGACGGATCCGGCCGGCGACGCCGGCGATCGCATCGCCTGCGGCGTGGTTGAGAAGAAGTAG
- a CDS encoding adenylyltransferase/cytidyltransferase family protein — MSRVRSAPIVSLDESVARVAAWRQDGASVVFTNGVFDLLHPGHVRYLAAARAEGDRLIVAVNSDRSARANKGPRRPLVPEAERAELLAGLASVDAVLLFDDETPARAIDRLQPDVLVKGADWAEGEIVGREATVARGGRVVRAPIEKGHSTTDMISRIIAVEPGTYGER, encoded by the coding sequence ATGTCTCGTGTTCGAAGCGCGCCGATCGTGTCGTTGGACGAATCCGTCGCCCGCGTCGCGGCCTGGCGACAGGACGGCGCCTCCGTCGTGTTCACCAACGGGGTGTTCGACCTCCTGCATCCGGGCCACGTTCGCTATCTTGCCGCCGCACGCGCCGAGGGGGATCGCCTCATCGTGGCCGTGAACTCCGATCGCTCCGCCAGGGCCAACAAGGGACCGCGCCGTCCCCTCGTTCCGGAGGCAGAGCGCGCTGAGCTGCTCGCCGGTCTCGCGTCGGTCGACGCCGTGCTGCTCTTCGACGATGAGACGCCGGCGCGCGCGATTGATCGCTTGCAACCGGACGTCCTGGTGAAAGGTGCGGACTGGGCCGAGGGTGAAATCGTCGGGCGCGAGGCGACCGTGGCGCGTGGGGGCCGTGTGGTGCGCGCGCCAATCGAGAAGGGCCACTCCACGACCGACATGATCTCGCGCATTATTGCGGTCGAGCCCGGAACGTATGGCGAAAGGTGA
- a CDS encoding methyltransferase domain-containing protein produces MAKGDLRRFAAYWVQRVTQEGFQIFNRRRRARMSWLYGAIDAPLALQPFHGWILVRGWCCSDDGAPVTIVLSAAGKQVETVMPSLPRPDVARVHPQLPGVERAGFEAFVRAFDLPKRRLVLLKCTARVVHNGHIREGTLDTVPVVRWRAGRRMLPRFAYHDVWDESARNQRDARVSVAGYDDDAEWNRTGENTASHVAELTGIGPDDVVLEIGCGAGRVGAKLAPRCRQWIGADVSTNMLRYARPALDRFENVSFVRLNGVDLHGIQDESIDVVYCTAVFMHIDEWDRYRYVAEAYRVLRPGGRVYVDNFGLSGEMGWDLFLEISKVDAALRPPNVSKSSTGEELQIYGERAGFTDIVIERAALFVAMIGRKPGGPAGDRHAAS; encoded by the coding sequence ATGGCGAAAGGTGACCTGCGGCGGTTCGCCGCTTACTGGGTGCAGCGCGTCACGCAGGAGGGGTTTCAGATCTTCAATCGGCGTCGGCGCGCTCGAATGAGCTGGCTCTACGGCGCCATCGATGCCCCGCTTGCCCTGCAGCCGTTCCATGGGTGGATCCTCGTGCGCGGATGGTGCTGCTCCGATGATGGCGCGCCGGTCACGATTGTTCTCTCCGCCGCCGGCAAGCAGGTCGAAACGGTCATGCCCTCTCTTCCGAGGCCGGACGTCGCAAGGGTGCATCCCCAGCTGCCCGGCGTCGAACGCGCCGGGTTCGAGGCCTTCGTCAGAGCGTTCGATTTGCCGAAGCGCCGTCTCGTTCTTCTCAAGTGCACTGCTCGCGTGGTCCACAATGGTCACATCAGAGAGGGCACACTGGATACGGTGCCGGTCGTCCGGTGGCGAGCCGGCCGCCGGATGCTGCCGCGCTTTGCATACCATGATGTGTGGGACGAGTCCGCCCGCAACCAGCGCGACGCGCGCGTATCGGTGGCTGGCTACGACGACGATGCGGAGTGGAATCGGACGGGGGAGAACACCGCCTCTCACGTGGCGGAGCTGACCGGCATCGGGCCGGACGATGTGGTGTTGGAGATCGGCTGTGGCGCGGGCCGCGTCGGCGCGAAGCTCGCGCCGCGCTGCCGGCAGTGGATTGGCGCCGATGTGTCGACGAACATGCTCCGCTACGCGCGACCGGCGCTCGACCGCTTCGAGAACGTGTCGTTCGTGCGTCTCAACGGTGTGGATCTTCACGGCATACAGGACGAGTCGATAGACGTCGTGTACTGCACCGCCGTGTTCATGCACATCGATGAGTGGGATCGCTATCGCTACGTTGCCGAAGCCTACCGTGTGCTTCGTCCAGGTGGACGAGTGTATGTGGACAACTTTGGTTTGAGCGGTGAGATGGGCTGGGATCTCTTTCTCGAGATTTCAAAGGTCGACGCCGCCTTGCGGCCACCCAACGTGAGCAAGTCGTCGACCGGCGAAGAGCTCCAGATCTACGGCGAGCGTGCGGGGTTTACCGACATCGTCATCGAGCGGGCGGCGCTGTTTGTCGCGATGATCGGCCGGAAGCCCGGCGGCCCGGCCGGCGACCGTCATGCCGCGTCTTAA
- a CDS encoding DUF3014 domain-containing protein, whose product MIELSNYELQKPPEKPSRSGMPGSLLARVGAVLLFVVLIVAGYYLYKMRPWSRAESPPAETSAPADTPLPTPEPQGLGQPAEPVDVPPLADVSALDTLIRKLVGPLSSQPQLAALLTTDDLVRRFVVSIDNIARGVAPANQVRAVAPKGDFTVQGSGKDITIDSRSYDRYNGIAATVASLDADALARLYTTLKPRFDEAYRELGNPDDDFDAAIEQAMVRLLATPDVTGPVVVRQGKGVNYVFVDKNIEALPSAQKQLIRMGPRNRQTVQQKVRELALALGIPADRLPAST is encoded by the coding sequence ATGATCGAGCTGAGTAACTATGAGCTGCAAAAGCCCCCCGAGAAGCCGTCGCGCTCCGGCATGCCGGGCTCGCTTCTGGCACGGGTTGGCGCAGTCCTGCTATTCGTCGTCCTGATCGTCGCGGGCTACTATCTCTACAAGATGCGACCGTGGTCGCGGGCGGAGAGTCCGCCGGCAGAGACGAGCGCCCCTGCCGATACCCCGCTGCCTACGCCAGAGCCGCAAGGCCTTGGTCAACCGGCGGAGCCGGTAGACGTCCCGCCGCTGGCCGACGTAAGCGCGCTGGATACGCTCATCCGTAAACTCGTCGGTCCTCTTTCGTCGCAACCGCAGCTCGCTGCACTCCTCACCACGGACGACCTCGTACGCCGTTTCGTGGTCTCGATCGACAACATCGCCCGCGGCGTCGCCCCCGCCAATCAGGTGCGTGCCGTTGCGCCCAAGGGCGACTTCACCGTGCAGGGCAGCGGGAAAGACATAACCATCGACTCGCGGTCGTACGATCGCTACAACGGCATCGCTGCGACGGTCGCATCGCTCGATGCCGACGCGCTCGCGCGGCTCTACACGACGCTCAAGCCACGATTCGACGAGGCGTATCGCGAGCTGGGCAATCCGGACGACGACTTCGATGCGGCGATCGAGCAGGCGATGGTCCGATTGCTGGCCACGCCAGACGTGACGGGCCCCGTCGTGGTGCGGCAAGGGAAGGGCGTCAACTACGTCTTCGTTGACAAAAACATCGAAGCCCTCCCGTCCGCTCAGAAGCAGCTCATTCGGATGGGACCTCGTAACCGACAGACGGTCCAGCAGAAGGTGCGCGAGCTCGCGCTGGCACTCGGGATCCCAGCAGACCGGCTCCCGGCGAGCACCTAG
- the mfd gene encoding transcription-repair coupling factor — protein sequence MMSSATTAFSLRTILAIAADLAGFTRPEQGWSGLSAAAKALAIAAAAGERPILAVVPADRDIEPLVANARFFLRALARTADDAAEPRVLPFPSPEVDPYRGLAPHFDVAAARARALHALASRRAQLVVASTAALLPRLVAPDRLMQAVTELRPEQEIAPSDLADRLVTAGFSREDPVDQHGEFYVRGGVVDVFPAGDRLPIRLEFVGDTVESIRAFDPETQRSVSVLEHVRILPLTEQLADDSGAASTTVFDYAARADAQLVVLEWTDVDRLGQARAEGIASSYRDAVARGDEVLPVDRMTVAWSDVAERLVRATRLETLGLDDLAAPTPPEVLRHVRCQPSVHFHGRVSQWVEELVRAREMGETTVLVAETSGRAERVIELLREHGLVAEPVDETLDGAQSRAEAVQGAHDVAPRPPEAPLLVVVGDLSEGFRLPEAKLRLYAETDVFDEERVGGERRRRITAKGETRRSPFLSDFRDLRVGDFVVHIDNGVGRFVGLRKIDVSGEAREFMELRYAGEDKLFVPVDRLDLVQKHTGGGRPVLDRLGGASWEKTKTRVKRAMRDMAEELLKLYAARNAIAGHTFSGDTHWQQEFEDAFPYELTVDQRSAITDIKRDMEAPTPMDRLLCGDVGYGKTEVAMRAAFKAVMDGKQVAFLAPTTVLALQHLRTLTSRFAAFPARIDMVSRFRSRAEQKATLAGLADGRVDVIVGTHRLLSKDVVLRDLGLLIVDEEQRFGVVHKERLKQLRKRVDVLTMTATPIPRTLNMSLVGIRDMSIIETPPKDRQAIQTHVTEFDARILASAVQQELERGGQVYVVHNRVESIYSFAQLIQRLVPDARVGVGHGQMEEAELERVMVGFVDRKFDVLVSTTIVENGLDIPNANTLIVNRADRYGLAQLYQLRGRVGRSDRRAYAYLVVPPADTLSDVARRRLAAIREFSDLGAGFRVAALDLEIRGAGNLLGGEQSGHIEAVGFEMYTKLLEEAVRALKGEELEDDRRTALNLKMDIRIDESYIEDMNQRLSVYRRIASARSLDELERVLGDVRDRYGPPPAALSQLAACARLRIAADRLRVESIDREASAIVLKFRSDAPIEPGRLVRLMGRRPDVRLVPPGLLRLELAPPSLQGRTQRHVPDRSVRGAPAPATASRVSRASGDGQSWWTARAREADVRAGFSKAEVTRRPAEDPLAPGGVVARVEQLLVELEEAAVAG from the coding sequence ATGATGAGCTCCGCTACGACCGCCTTCTCACTTCGTACGATCCTCGCGATCGCCGCTGACCTGGCCGGGTTCACGAGACCGGAGCAGGGATGGTCGGGGCTGTCCGCAGCAGCCAAGGCCCTCGCGATCGCTGCTGCCGCGGGTGAGCGGCCGATTCTCGCCGTTGTGCCGGCCGATCGCGACATCGAGCCGCTCGTTGCCAATGCCCGATTCTTTCTGCGTGCTCTCGCGCGCACGGCTGACGATGCGGCGGAGCCGCGAGTCCTCCCATTTCCCTCGCCCGAGGTAGATCCCTACCGCGGCCTTGCGCCGCACTTCGACGTGGCGGCCGCACGTGCGCGTGCCCTCCACGCGCTCGCCTCGAGGCGCGCACAGCTCGTTGTCGCGTCGACGGCTGCCTTGTTGCCGCGTCTCGTCGCTCCGGATCGCCTCATGCAGGCCGTCACCGAGCTCAGGCCGGAGCAGGAGATTGCCCCGAGCGATCTCGCGGATCGGCTCGTGACGGCTGGCTTCTCACGCGAGGATCCGGTCGATCAACATGGCGAGTTCTATGTCCGCGGAGGTGTCGTTGACGTCTTCCCGGCGGGAGATCGCTTGCCCATCCGTCTCGAGTTCGTTGGCGACACGGTCGAGTCGATCCGGGCTTTTGACCCCGAAACTCAGCGCTCGGTGTCGGTGCTGGAGCATGTCCGCATTCTGCCGCTCACCGAGCAGCTCGCCGACGATTCGGGCGCCGCCTCGACAACAGTCTTCGATTACGCCGCCCGCGCCGACGCACAGCTGGTCGTCCTGGAGTGGACAGATGTCGATCGGCTGGGGCAGGCCCGCGCCGAGGGCATCGCCTCGAGCTATCGAGACGCGGTGGCGCGGGGAGACGAGGTGCTGCCGGTCGATCGCATGACGGTGGCCTGGAGCGACGTTGCCGAGCGTCTCGTACGCGCCACACGTCTGGAGACGCTCGGTTTGGACGACCTCGCAGCGCCCACGCCTCCAGAGGTCTTGCGGCACGTGCGCTGTCAACCGTCGGTCCACTTCCACGGCCGTGTGAGCCAGTGGGTCGAAGAGCTCGTTCGTGCGCGCGAGATGGGTGAAACGACGGTGCTGGTGGCCGAGACGTCCGGGCGTGCAGAGCGAGTGATCGAGCTGCTGCGCGAGCACGGCCTTGTTGCAGAGCCCGTTGACGAGACGCTGGATGGAGCGCAGTCTCGCGCGGAGGCCGTGCAGGGAGCACACGACGTAGCCCCGCGACCCCCGGAAGCACCCCTCCTTGTGGTGGTAGGCGATCTCTCCGAAGGCTTTCGGCTTCCGGAGGCCAAGCTTCGCCTCTACGCAGAAACGGACGTTTTCGATGAAGAACGGGTTGGTGGCGAGCGGCGGCGCCGCATCACCGCGAAGGGCGAGACACGTCGGTCGCCGTTCCTCTCTGACTTTCGAGATCTCAGGGTGGGCGACTTCGTCGTCCACATCGACAACGGCGTCGGTCGCTTCGTGGGCTTGCGCAAGATCGACGTCAGCGGCGAAGCGCGCGAGTTCATGGAGCTGCGCTACGCGGGCGAGGACAAGCTGTTCGTGCCGGTCGACCGGCTCGACCTCGTGCAAAAGCACACCGGCGGGGGCCGCCCCGTGCTGGATCGCCTCGGGGGTGCGAGCTGGGAGAAGACCAAGACACGTGTCAAGCGCGCCATGCGTGACATGGCCGAGGAGCTGCTGAAGCTCTACGCCGCGCGCAACGCCATCGCGGGCCATACATTCAGCGGCGACACGCATTGGCAACAGGAGTTCGAGGATGCGTTTCCGTATGAGTTGACGGTGGACCAGCGAAGTGCAATCACCGACATCAAGCGAGACATGGAGGCGCCCACGCCCATGGACCGCTTGTTGTGCGGCGACGTGGGCTACGGCAAGACCGAAGTCGCGATGCGCGCCGCGTTCAAGGCGGTCATGGATGGCAAGCAGGTGGCCTTCCTCGCACCGACGACGGTCCTGGCGCTGCAGCACTTGAGAACGCTGACGTCGCGGTTTGCGGCCTTTCCGGCCCGGATTGACATGGTGAGCCGATTCAGGAGCCGGGCCGAGCAAAAGGCCACGCTCGCAGGGCTCGCTGACGGCCGCGTCGATGTGATCGTCGGGACGCACCGTCTCCTGTCGAAAGATGTCGTGCTTCGCGACCTGGGGCTGCTCATCGTCGACGAGGAACAGCGCTTCGGTGTCGTGCACAAGGAGCGGCTGAAACAGCTGCGCAAGCGCGTCGATGTGCTGACCATGACGGCGACACCGATCCCGCGGACGCTGAACATGTCGCTCGTGGGCATCCGTGACATGTCCATCATTGAAACGCCGCCGAAGGATCGGCAGGCGATCCAAACGCATGTCACGGAGTTCGACGCCAGGATCCTGGCGAGCGCCGTTCAGCAGGAGCTCGAGCGCGGCGGTCAAGTGTACGTCGTGCACAACCGCGTCGAGTCGATCTACAGCTTTGCTCAGCTCATCCAGCGGCTCGTGCCGGATGCCCGCGTGGGTGTCGGCCACGGCCAGATGGAGGAAGCAGAGCTCGAGCGCGTGATGGTCGGCTTCGTGGACCGCAAGTTCGACGTGCTCGTGTCCACCACCATTGTCGAGAACGGCCTGGACATTCCGAACGCCAACACGCTCATCGTCAATCGAGCAGACCGATACGGCTTGGCGCAGCTCTATCAGCTGCGCGGCCGCGTCGGCCGCTCGGACCGCCGCGCGTACGCCTACCTCGTGGTGCCGCCCGCCGACACATTGTCGGACGTGGCACGCCGCCGCCTTGCCGCCATTAGAGAGTTCTCGGACCTGGGCGCCGGCTTCCGCGTTGCCGCGCTGGACCTGGAGATCCGAGGTGCGGGCAATCTGCTCGGCGGGGAGCAGAGCGGCCACATCGAGGCGGTCGGCTTCGAGATGTACACGAAGCTGCTCGAGGAAGCCGTACGCGCTCTGAAGGGAGAGGAGCTCGAAGACGATCGCCGGACCGCCCTCAATCTCAAGATGGACATTCGAATCGACGAGAGCTACATCGAGGACATGAACCAGCGGCTCAGTGTGTATCGGCGCATCGCCTCGGCGCGATCGCTCGACGAGCTGGAGCGCGTCCTGGGGGACGTGCGGGACCGGTACGGTCCGCCACCTGCAGCGCTGTCCCAGCTGGCGGCGTGCGCACGGCTGCGGATCGCGGCGGATCGCTTGCGGGTCGAGTCGATCGACCGCGAAGCGTCGGCCATCGTCCTTAAATTCAGGTCCGACGCACCGATCGAGCCCGGCCGTCTGGTTCGCCTGATGGGCAGGCGGCCCGATGTAAGGCTTGTGCCGCCTGGATTGCTGAGGCTGGAGCTGGCGCCGCCATCGCTCCAGGGGCGAACCCAGCGTCACGTTCCGGACAGGAGCGTGCGCGGCGCCCCGGCGCCGGCGACCGCCAGCCGGGTCAGCCGCGCTTCCGGGGACGGCCAGTCGTGGTGGACCGCACGAGCCAGAGAAGCTGACGTTCGGGCGGGATTCAGCAAGGCGGAGGTCACGAGGCGCCCCGCGGAAGACCCGCTAGCACCTGGGGGGGTTGTCGCCCGGGTCGAGCAGCTGCTGGTCGAGTTGGAGGAGGCTGCGGTGGCGGGGTGA
- the dusB gene encoding tRNA dihydrouridine synthase DusB translates to MRIGSLTLDCPLGVAPMAGMTDTAFRRLVKRHGGCGLVVSEMVSSEGLVRGIHRTLEYAEYTEEERPVSIQIFGGDPEKMAAAAQIVEAMGADVVDINMGCPVPKISKHNAGCSLMREPAHAAAVVGSMAKAVKIPVTVKMRAGWNEQDINAPLLAEMVEDAGAAALTVHGRTAAQAYSGTSDWNLIARVAERVDIPVFGSGDCVEPEQVVDRLAFGPEGVLVGRGILRNPWILAQAADLRAGSPSRQVSLWERGRFLLEYIDLLLGERMDEAEGFRHAVPTSPSSGGQPSQRSRERWVINKLRALGSWYTKGVENGSHLRVRINQCASIAELREVIEAFFATETGTAPVFRSAENGGCPRFDVPTQLPR, encoded by the coding sequence ATGAGGATTGGATCGCTCACGCTCGACTGCCCGCTGGGTGTCGCCCCGATGGCGGGCATGACCGATACGGCGTTCCGCCGTCTGGTGAAGCGCCACGGAGGCTGCGGCCTAGTCGTGTCCGAGATGGTGAGCTCTGAGGGCCTCGTCCGCGGCATCCACCGCACGCTCGAGTACGCCGAGTACACCGAAGAGGAGCGGCCGGTCTCCATCCAGATCTTCGGCGGCGATCCGGAGAAGATGGCGGCGGCGGCGCAAATCGTCGAGGCGATGGGTGCCGACGTCGTCGACATCAACATGGGCTGCCCTGTACCCAAAATCTCCAAGCACAACGCAGGCTGTAGCTTGATGCGTGAGCCGGCGCACGCCGCGGCGGTCGTGGGCTCGATGGCGAAGGCCGTGAAGATTCCCGTCACCGTGAAGATGCGTGCGGGGTGGAACGAGCAGGACATCAATGCACCGCTGCTGGCAGAGATGGTCGAAGATGCGGGTGCAGCTGCTCTCACCGTGCATGGACGGACTGCGGCGCAGGCCTATAGCGGAACGTCGGACTGGAACCTCATTGCGCGGGTCGCGGAGCGCGTCGACATCCCGGTCTTTGGCAGCGGTGACTGCGTCGAGCCGGAACAGGTCGTCGACCGCCTCGCGTTTGGGCCCGAGGGCGTGCTCGTGGGGCGTGGCATCCTCCGCAACCCGTGGATTCTCGCTCAAGCCGCGGATCTGAGAGCCGGGAGCCCCAGTCGCCAGGTGTCCTTGTGGGAACGGGGACGCTTTCTCTTGGAGTACATCGACCTGCTGCTCGGCGAGCGGATGGACGAAGCAGAAGGCTTCCGTCATGCCGTGCCGACGTCGCCCTCGTCTGGCGGCCAGCCGTCGCAGCGGAGCCGCGAGCGTTGGGTCATCAACAAGCTTCGCGCCCTGGGCTCCTGGTACACGAAAGGTGTCGAAAACGGCTCGCACCTCAGAGTTCGCATCAATCAGTGCGCTTCGATCGCCGAGCTCCGCGAGGTCATCGAGGCGTTCTTCGCGACGGAAACGGGGACAGCCCCCGTTTTCCGGTCCGCGGAAAACGGGGGCTGTCCCCGTTTCGATGTCCCTACACAGCTTCCACGTTGA